The genomic interval GCTAAGAGCAGCAGAGCTTGGCTCCTATTTTCACGAACAAACCACTATCCCAAGTCAATGCAGCCAACTACAAAGCCAGCTAGAAGAGAGAGAGCAAAGAACTGAACTCACCTTCAGTGCACATACAGTCATCGTAACATTTGTTGTTAAGGCCTCGATTGTGTGGTTTGCAGAGGTGTTCACGCAAGTCACAGCAAGAGCCTGCAATGCAGAAACAAGGGTCAGCACAACTCATTTATCCCCTTCCCTTGTAGGGCTACTGATACCCATGACAGTGCATTGGTACAGACATCATCTGTTCCCACAACACGCCTAGAGAGCCTTTGCCCTTCCCTCTGCATACCACTTCCTATCAATATTAGAAATCAGGATACTTGTATTAGAACATGGGCTGAATTTCAAACAATCTTGTGTTTGGAGAAATGACTCTACCAAGCCGATCCTCACCTGGGAGGCAGTCAAGGTGATGATCACATGGCTCTCCTTCAGCCGTCACAGTTTCATTTCCACTGTTGGGGCTCTTACTGCGCCGTTTTtctaaggaagaaaacagatgctgaTAGAAAATTTCATGCTACTATTTTTAGTTGGGAGACCATGTAGTTCCAGGGTAAAAACAGCTTCAAATTTCAAGAGTTTGAACTCTAAACTTTCATAGTCTAATCTCCTCCCTATTTCTCAACCCTCCATCTATCATTTCTCCTCTGCCCTAAAACTATGCATCCAAAATGAGAAACAATCAGAAACTGAACACAAAACACAATCAGCAttgtgctttttctctctttccccacCACTATGATCTCACATCCTTCAGCACATCTGCGAACACTAACCGTGGGACAAGTCTTACAGAATGGTAATTTGGGAAAGAGGACAGGGAGGTTTAGCACCTTTCTTTTTAGCAGATGGCCACATTTCTGGTTTGAGATCCTCATAATCTGTCCAGTCAAAGAGTGCCATATCTAGGGTGGGCATCACATCCCCATCTTGCCTGAGGCGGGCCTGCAAACCACAAGAAACCAAACAGACAACAGATTACGCTTCTGTAGTGACACTGAAGTCTTAGCAAATTTTTCTGGTGCTTTTAGATGTTCAGAAGCCTTTATGATCCCTCCGCTCCTGCCTCATCTTGTCCACTGGGGATTCTTGGCATCTCATTTTCAAAAGGGAAGAGCTTTCCCTTGTTGCAGCTGAAGGCAAGAGGGAAGTTTCCACTGCTTCTATGTGAGGACAAAAGGTGAGCAAGGAGCATTAGGACATGCTGCCTCTCCAGCCACATgttcctgctgcctctctggTCCTTGAAGCTGAGTGAAGATGGCTAGCTAAGGGAGAGGtagggcagggaagagaagcAACTAAAGGAACCATTTATGAAGATGAGGTGTTTAGATGTCTCCAAGACAGAGAGCTGTCTTTGAGGGAGGGCTTTGGTGTTAAGCAAGCactttaactggaaaaaaaccccagaaaccGGACCTTATCTGCAGGAGATTTCTGTCGGTGTCAGAAGTACAGTGCAGTTACCAGCTGTCTCTTTACCTGTGACCGTGGTGATGTGGCTGGAAGAACAGGAGGCTCTTCTGTGGAAACAGCTAGTTCTAGTGCAGTGATGAGGAGCATGGTGGGAGTCAGACTTGTAGCTTCCTCTGCCTGAAGGTTTTGAAACTGTTCTTCAAAGCTTTCAGGTTTCTTGTACAAGGAGCTTGGCCCAACATCAGGAGTCTTCCCTGCAGAGGGCAACAGGTACAGTAGCATTAGCTTTTTCAtcccttttctccctgtgtGCCATAGATTTGAGTGAAAGGAATTCAGATTTCATCCAGCCACTGGCCAGTGTTCCACCACCCTGAGCTGCTGTTTAGACCAGTCATATGCTACTAAATTAACTTGATAGGCCAGATCCAGAGTATATGCATCTTGATTTTTACACACTTAAGTGTGTAAAGCGTGTAAGATACATAATCATACCTTCTTGAAGATACGTCTATCTCTTTCTTAAGTAGTAAAGGGTTTCTTCTTCTGGTCTCAAGAGTCCAAAATGCACCTGTTCAACCATTTTTAAACCAATGGATTAAGCTGCTGCAAATACCTGTGAACACACCCTTATTTGATTTTAGTAGTGGGTTATTTCAATTTAGCTCAAGTCAGGAACTACCtaacctgaaaagaaaatatcttcacAACCTGATCCCTGCTTTTCCAaagtattaatttaaatatagaCCTGAAGttaaaccaaagaaacaagTCCTGTTTTGTAGTCTGAAAATACTGCTTCAAAACAGCTTTGTTCCATACTCTTCTATATTGCTCAAGTCGTTTAGTCAATCCCCCGAAAAAACAATAGAGTTTTCTTACTGATGCAGGGAGGAGTGATAGCTGGGACTCAGGGATACTGACACCCAGATTGTCAAATAGCATAGACTGACAAAACTGCCTGGCTTTCACAGAACTAAAGATTTACCATTACCACACTGAGCATACCATACCACAGAGACACATACCCACAACTTGACCTGCAAAGGAAAGCAGTCCCAGTCAAAAACAGGCAACATTTTGAAGCAATTAGTGCAGTATCACATATgcaaaatgtatgtttttttgTAGCTCAGCATAAATGTAGACCAATACAAGCTCTGATGAGAGGAAACTGACTTTCAAGCAAAGTAGGGGTTTTGTATCATTTGTAATTCTGGTCATgttttgaagtcagtggagagacTAAGCCTGGCTTAGACATGTTTGCTCATAAATTGAACCATTtgctaaaaaagcaaaaaactaaAGCAggccaccccaaaacaacccctCAGGTCCTAGGAACTTTCAGAGTCCCCCTGTAAGGCAAACCAGGTCATTTTCACAAAATTGCAGCCAGCAGTAAAAACCTCTGGTTCTGGAGTTCCCCTTTTTTCTTGTGCCTCTTTTGTTTGGCAGATTTCTCCCCAGAGCAGGCACAGATCCCACACCCTCCACACACCCATGTGGCTCAACCACAGCTGCATCTTCTTGCCCTCATACAAGTGACACTCATTTCCAGGGACCCAACAGCCTCAGCTTCCCCTGGAGCTCAAATACCTCTGTGGTGTTTCAGCCTGTCCCTGCGGCTGTGTCGGCGATGCTCTCGgttctgcttctttcctctctcagaCCCAGGGGACTGGTTCTCCCTCTCAGGATACGGGAACTCAAACCCCAGGAACACATCCTTATTCTGTTTCAGGGCTGCTGGCTGTCCCTCTGCCGCCAGCTCTTCCACACCTGGAGCTCCGCTACCCATTCTGAGAGCCTcttccccagccagctgccctCTAGAAGCCACGGCATGGACCCTCTCTTTCTTGGCCAAGCCATGCTTGTGGTGGTGTCCActtctgggctgctgctgccacatctCTTGGTTCTGAAGATGGTTGTTGTTCTCTGGGACATTTTTGAGCTTTGTGCCAGGGTCCAGTGAGACTGCAAGACTGATG from Falco biarmicus isolate bFalBia1 chromosome 3, bFalBia1.pri, whole genome shotgun sequence carries:
- the DRAXIN gene encoding draxin produces the protein MATSSTFSPFLFLCVLVLSDISLAVSLDPGTKLKNVPENNNHLQNQEMWQQQPRSGHHHKHGLAKKERVHAVASRGQLAGEEALRMGSGAPGVEELAAEGQPAALKQNKDVFLGFEFPYPERENQSPGSERGKKQNREHRRHSRRDRLKHHRGKTPDVGPSSLYKKPESFEEQFQNLQAEEATSLTPTMLLITALELAVSTEEPPVLPATSPRSQARLRQDGDVMPTLDMALFDWTDYEDLKPEMWPSAKKKEKRRSKSPNSGNETVTAEGEPCDHHLDCLPGSCCDLREHLCKPHNRGLNNKCYDDCMCTEGLRCYAKFHRNRRVTRRKGRCVEPESANGEQGSFINV